The Flavobacterium praedii genome window below encodes:
- a CDS encoding pYEATS domain-containing protein, with protein sequence MSLAENKSQIELEEKKDKKAIKEAEASVLFTLYIGFFIGLVPVIGFPITIPEMGGRILFIGLIIGIAAFISSFFTGTLFGMPKRNNIKESDYSLNNSLVEISDWLTKIIVGLGLVNLKEIPDFLISLGEYVRASSKYDNQLVNIYSIGIVVYFSFLGLYIGYNYMRLVLSNKYKYADDNLLEKKLEMARSEALEAKNENEQKEKEIVKIKSDIQDKVQLTKTLLKKVNDPIISETDVQSVINLMGSRKNIKDKGNLEHNIEKMLNEANLKLKKGLITNNSDPQKGQWKSNPINNERELKANVTEEAKGLFKIKIQVVSTDPENNPLKNDDLILFALHNTFGEPPFRIVKVANQTAELNFYSYGSFTVGAFVDYGTTELELDLAELPNVSNYFKSH encoded by the coding sequence ATGAGCTTAGCTGAAAACAAAAGTCAAATAGAATTGGAAGAAAAGAAAGATAAAAAGGCAATAAAAGAAGCTGAAGCATCTGTTTTATTCACCTTGTATATTGGTTTTTTTATAGGATTAGTTCCAGTTATTGGGTTTCCAATCACTATTCCTGAAATGGGTGGCAGAATTTTATTTATCGGATTAATTATAGGGATAGCCGCATTTATAAGTTCATTTTTTACTGGTACTTTATTTGGTATGCCCAAAAGGAATAATATCAAAGAAAGCGATTATTCCCTAAATAATAGTCTTGTAGAAATATCAGATTGGTTAACAAAGATAATTGTGGGACTTGGGTTGGTCAATTTAAAAGAAATTCCAGATTTCCTAATATCATTAGGGGAGTATGTGAGAGCCTCTTCAAAATATGATAATCAATTAGTAAATATTTATTCAATAGGAATAGTTGTCTATTTTAGTTTTCTAGGATTATATATTGGTTATAATTATATGCGATTGGTGCTTTCTAATAAATATAAGTATGCTGACGATAATTTGTTAGAGAAAAAATTAGAAATGGCTAGAAGTGAAGCTTTAGAAGCCAAAAATGAAAATGAACAAAAAGAGAAAGAAATAGTAAAAATTAAAAGTGATATACAGGATAAAGTTCAGTTGACAAAAACATTGCTTAAAAAAGTTAATGACCCTATAATTTCAGAAACAGATGTTCAAAGTGTCATTAATTTAATGGGCTCTAGAAAAAACATAAAAGACAAAGGAAATCTTGAGCATAACATTGAAAAAATGCTTAACGAAGCAAATTTAAAACTAAAGAAAGGGCTAATAACAAATAACAGTGATCCTCAAAAAGGACAATGGAAATCCAATCCTATTAACAATGAACGAGAGTTAAAAGCAAATGTTACCGAAGAAGCCAAAGGATTGTTCAAAATAAAAATACAAGTAGTATCAACAGATCCAGAAAACAATCCATTGAAAAATGATGATTTGATTCTTTTTGCACTTCATAATACTTTTGGAGAACCTCCTTTTCGAATAGTAAAAGTAGCGAATCAAACAGCCGAACTTAATTTTTATTCCTATGGCTCGTTTACAGTTGGTGCATTCGTCGATTATGGCACAACAGAATTGGAACTTGACTTAGCGGAATTACCAAACGTTTCAAATTATTTCAAATCGCATTAA
- a CDS encoding ABC transporter ATP-binding protein, translated as MLQVQNISFGYTEKIIIQNVDFTVAKGQNIAVLGESGCGKSTLLKLIYGMYDLNQGHIFYNETEIRGPKYNLIPGMPFMKYLAQDFDLMPYETVAENVGKFLSNGFLPLKKLRIQELLEMVEMTEFANVKAKLLSGGQQQRVALARVLALEPEVLLLDEPFSHIDNFRKNALRRNLFAYLKKKKITCFIATHDSTDALSFSDETIVLYQGRIMEKGPSAEVYNYPLNKYVASLFGEVNELKLSQLMPIEGEDEIILLYPHQLKVDPNGSLQVIVKESFFKGSRFLIKAVFDRKVIFFEHESAIEVNQEVILKII; from the coding sequence ATGCTTCAAGTTCAAAATATTTCATTCGGGTATACCGAAAAAATCATTATTCAAAATGTAGATTTCACAGTTGCAAAAGGACAGAATATAGCCGTTCTTGGAGAAAGCGGTTGTGGAAAAAGCACCCTTTTAAAACTGATTTATGGCATGTATGACTTAAATCAAGGGCATATTTTTTATAATGAAACCGAGATTCGTGGACCAAAATATAATTTAATTCCAGGAATGCCATTTATGAAATATTTGGCACAGGATTTTGATTTGATGCCTTATGAAACAGTAGCCGAAAATGTAGGTAAATTTCTCTCCAATGGTTTTTTGCCTTTAAAAAAACTGCGTATTCAAGAATTATTAGAAATGGTCGAAATGACTGAATTTGCTAATGTAAAAGCAAAATTACTCAGTGGTGGTCAACAACAACGAGTGGCTTTGGCTAGAGTTTTAGCTCTCGAACCCGAAGTATTATTACTAGACGAACCTTTTAGCCATATTGATAATTTTAGAAAAAATGCATTACGTAGAAATCTTTTTGCTTATTTAAAGAAAAAAAAAATTACTTGTTTTATAGCCACTCACGATAGTACCGATGCCCTTTCCTTCTCTGATGAAACAATTGTTTTGTATCAAGGAAGAATTATGGAAAAAGGACCTTCAGCAGAAGTGTATAATTATCCTTTGAATAAATATGTTGCCTCTCTTTTTGGCGAAGTAAATGAATTAAAATTATCCCAATTAATGCCAATAGAAGGAGAAGATGAAATCATTTTATTGTATCCACATCAACTAAAAGTAGATCCTAATGGTTCATTACAAGTAATAGTAAAAGAATCTTTTTTTAAAGGAAGTCGTTTTTTAATCAAAGCTGTTTTTGACAGGAAAGTGATTTTCTTTGAGCATGAATCTGCTATAGAAGTAAATCAAGAAGTGATCTTGAAAATTATCTGA
- a CDS encoding OmpA family protein translates to MRRIAILGLSSLLVLSMFFTSCDSVKNANNTQKGVGIGAVAGGILGAVLGNNLGKGGNAALGAAIGAAVGGGTGALIGNSMDKQAREIDQALPGADVERVGEGIHLVLNENAVRFDVNKSTLTTQAQANLDKLVPVFNSYADTNIEIFGYTDNTGKPEYNLTLSQKRAESVKTYLVSKGLAESRFKTSGYGIADPIASNDTKEGQSQNRRVEFAITANAKMVEDAKKKQ, encoded by the coding sequence ATGAGAAGAATAGCAATTTTAGGGTTAAGTAGTTTATTAGTATTAAGTATGTTTTTTACAAGTTGTGATTCTGTAAAAAATGCTAATAATACTCAAAAAGGAGTAGGAATAGGTGCCGTTGCGGGAGGAATTCTTGGAGCTGTGCTGGGAAATAATTTAGGAAAAGGTGGTAACGCCGCATTAGGAGCTGCAATTGGAGCTGCTGTTGGTGGCGGAACAGGAGCTTTGATAGGTAATAGTATGGATAAACAAGCAAGAGAAATTGATCAAGCCTTGCCTGGTGCCGATGTAGAAAGAGTTGGCGAAGGAATTCATTTGGTTTTGAATGAAAATGCAGTTCGTTTTGATGTTAATAAATCTACATTGACAACTCAAGCACAAGCAAACTTAGACAAATTAGTACCTGTTTTTAATTCATATGCGGATACCAATATCGAAATTTTTGGTTACACAGATAATACGGGAAAACCAGAATACAATTTGACTCTTTCACAAAAAAGAGCCGAATCAGTAAAGACTTATTTAGTATCAAAAGGATTAGCGGAAAGCCGTTTCAAAACATCTGGTTATGGAATTGCAGATCCAATTGCAAGTAATGACACCAAAGAAGGTCAAAGTCAAAACCGTAGAGTCGAATTTGCCATTACAGCAAATGCAAAAATGGTTGAAGATGCCAAAAAGAAACAATAG
- a CDS encoding lipocalin family protein — MKKILLLCVITVMVFACKSASTAPATTEPVSNAPMTKLDKASQVGIKGNWQITNVIYPGSDYIKVNSFNLADSKCFIGSTWNFISNNNKGTMTLNNPNCTGFTSAITWYINKEGQFVLKILDEGLKSKKVKTGFVLGVKNQTENSFELIDKINVGSNPTDVVYQFQRIN; from the coding sequence ATGAAGAAAATTCTATTACTATGTGTAATTACTGTCATGGTATTTGCATGTAAATCTGCGTCAACAGCCCCAGCTACCACAGAGCCAGTATCAAATGCTCCTATGACCAAATTAGATAAAGCTTCTCAAGTTGGAATAAAAGGAAATTGGCAAATTACCAATGTTATTTATCCAGGTTCAGATTACATTAAGGTAAATTCCTTTAATCTAGCCGATTCCAAATGCTTTATTGGAAGTACTTGGAATTTTATTTCGAATAACAATAAAGGCACAATGACTTTGAACAATCCAAATTGTACTGGTTTCACTTCTGCCATTACTTGGTACATCAACAAAGAAGGTCAATTTGTTCTTAAAATTTTGGATGAAGGATTAAAGTCAAAAAAGGTTAAAACAGGTTTTGTATTGGGAGTTAAAAATCAAACGGAGAATTCTTTTGAGTTGATTGACAAAATAAATGTTGGCAGCAATCCTACCGATGTTGTATATCAATTTCAGAGAATTAATTAA
- a CDS encoding magnesium transporter CorA family protein, with the protein MKAFYKNNNGLIESQEWTPNCWINVECPTEEEKKYLLEELNVPEEFYNDIEDIDERPRIEVENGWTLIIIRIPISTDNVKLPFNTIPVGVVFKGEVCVTISFHKTEMLTDFVIYTQRKNNDIKDYFDLVLKLLLSSSVWYLKYLKQVNQKIKLAEDNLEESIKNEELQALLQIEKCLVFFMTSLKGNDILLHRIKNVKSQRDSYDLDLLEDVEIELRQAQETTNIYSDILTGMMDAYASVISNNLNSIMKQMTSISIILMIPTVIASLYGMNVPNNLEDNKFGMPIVILVSVLLSMFGVFLFKRKRWF; encoded by the coding sequence ATGAAAGCTTTTTACAAAAACAATAACGGATTAATCGAGTCTCAGGAGTGGACTCCAAACTGCTGGATCAATGTTGAATGTCCAACAGAAGAAGAGAAAAAATACCTCCTAGAAGAACTGAACGTTCCAGAAGAATTCTACAATGACATAGAGGATATTGATGAAAGACCCCGAATAGAAGTAGAGAACGGTTGGACATTAATTATTATTAGAATCCCAATAAGTACCGATAATGTTAAATTACCTTTTAATACAATTCCCGTTGGAGTTGTTTTTAAGGGAGAAGTTTGTGTTACGATCAGTTTTCATAAAACAGAAATGTTAACAGATTTTGTGATTTACACGCAACGCAAAAATAATGATATTAAAGATTATTTTGATTTGGTTTTGAAATTACTCTTGTCATCAAGTGTTTGGTATTTGAAATATTTAAAGCAAGTCAATCAAAAAATAAAATTAGCCGAAGATAACTTAGAGGAATCCATCAAGAATGAAGAATTACAAGCGCTGCTTCAAATAGAAAAATGTTTGGTGTTCTTTATGACATCCTTGAAAGGAAATGATATATTACTCCATAGAATCAAGAATGTTAAATCCCAAAGAGATTCTTATGATCTTGATCTATTAGAAGATGTTGAGATTGAGTTGCGTCAAGCCCAGGAAACAACGAATATTTATAGTGATATCTTGACAGGAATGATGGATGCTTATGCTTCCGTTATTTCTAATAATTTGAATTCCATAATGAAGCAGATGACTTCTATTTCTATTATCTTGATGATTCCTACGGTAATTGCCAGTTTGTATGGAATGAATGTTCCTAATAATCTTGAAGATAATAAGTTTGGCATGCCAATTGTCATACTTGTATCGGTATTACTTTCTATGTTTGGAGTTTTTCTATTCAAAAGAAAAAGATGGTTTTGA
- a CDS encoding 3-oxoacyl-ACP synthase III family protein, whose translation MYHSKITGLGYYVPNNVVTNDDLSKIIDTNDEWIQERTGIQERRHIIRGEDTTTTMGVKAARIAMERSGIAAEDIDFVVFATLSPDYYFPGPGVLVQRDLGLRTVGALDVRNQCSGFVYALSVADQYIKTGMYKNILVIGSEVQSTGLDMTTRGRGVSVIFGDGAGAAIISREEDLTKGILSTHLHSEGVHAEELVVTAPGMGGRWVTDILADNNPDDESYYPYMNGQFVFKNAVVRFAEVINEGLEANNLQVSDIDMLIPHQANLRISQFIQKKFGLSDDQVFNNIQKYGNTTAASIPIALTEAWEQGKIKSGDTVVLAAFGSGFTWASAIIKW comes from the coding sequence ATGTACCATTCAAAAATAACGGGATTGGGATATTATGTCCCAAATAATGTAGTGACTAATGATGATTTGTCTAAAATCATTGACACCAATGACGAATGGATTCAGGAGAGAACTGGTATTCAAGAAAGAAGACATATTATCCGAGGAGAAGATACCACCACCACAATGGGAGTAAAAGCTGCCAGAATTGCAATGGAACGTTCTGGAATTGCTGCAGAGGATATTGATTTTGTAGTTTTTGCAACATTAAGTCCAGATTACTATTTTCCAGGACCAGGAGTTTTAGTACAACGTGATTTGGGTTTGAGAACCGTTGGAGCCTTGGATGTTCGAAATCAATGTTCGGGTTTTGTCTATGCGCTATCTGTAGCCGATCAATATATCAAGACCGGAATGTATAAAAATATTCTTGTTATTGGTTCCGAAGTTCAATCAACAGGATTGGATATGACAACTCGAGGACGTGGGGTTTCGGTAATTTTTGGAGATGGGGCTGGAGCTGCAATTATCAGTAGAGAAGAAGATTTGACCAAAGGAATTTTGTCAACTCATTTGCATTCCGAAGGAGTTCATGCCGAAGAATTGGTAGTGACGGCTCCAGGAATGGGTGGTCGCTGGGTAACCGATATTTTGGCAGATAACAATCCAGATGACGAAAGTTATTATCCTTATATGAACGGACAATTCGTATTCAAGAATGCGGTGGTTCGTTTTGCCGAAGTAATCAATGAAGGTTTGGAAGCTAATAATTTGCAGGTTTCGGATATTGATATGCTGATTCCGCATCAAGCCAATTTGAGAATTTCACAGTTTATACAAAAGAAATTTGGATTAAGTGATGATCAAGTTTTTAATAATATCCAGAAATACGGAAACACCACGGCCGCTTCTATCCCTATTGCCTTGACCGAAGCTTGGGAGCAAGGAAAAATAAAATCAGGCGACACAGTTGTTTTGGCTGCTTTTGGAAGTGGATTTACTTGGGCAAGTGCTATTATAAAATGGTAA
- the htpG gene encoding molecular chaperone HtpG, producing MTTGKINVSVENIFPLIKKFLYSDHEIFLRELISNGTDATLKLKHLTSIGEAKVEYGTPIIEVKIDKEGKKIHIIDQGLGMTADEVEKYINQVAFSGAEEFLDKYKDSAKDSGIIGHFGLGFYSAFMVAEKVEIITKSYKDEPAAHWTCDGSPEFTLEPADKTTRGTEIILHIAEDSLEFLEEFKISGLLNKYNKFMPIPIKFGTKKEKIEQKKGEFVDSEDKENTFTEVEVDNIINNPNPAWTKQPTELTDEDYKNFYREMYPMQFEEPLFHIHLNVDYPFNLTGILYFPKLGSDLQIQKDKIQLYQNQVYVTDNVEGIVPEFLMMLRGVVDSPDIPLNVSRSGLQADGAVKKISNYITRKVADKLKSLFNENREDFEQKWNDIKIVLEYGMLSEDKFYEKAGAFVLYPTVDDKYYTLEELKEALKEKQTDKDGKLVVLYAGNKEAQHSYIEIAKDKGYEVLLLDSPIISHLIQKIEGDNSGLHFVRVDSDHIDNLIKKEDAAISKLSDEEKESLKTVLETIVPKQTYTVQLEALDSDAAPFIITQPEFMRRMKEMSQSGGGGMFGMGNMPEMYNLVVNTNSDLATNILNNKDKSAQENLVKQALDLAKLSQNLLKGEALTAFVKRSFELIK from the coding sequence ATGACAACAGGTAAAATTAATGTTTCGGTTGAAAACATCTTTCCCTTAATCAAAAAATTCTTATACAGTGATCACGAGATTTTCTTGCGTGAATTGATTTCAAATGGAACCGATGCGACTTTAAAATTAAAACACCTAACCAGTATTGGTGAAGCCAAAGTTGAATATGGGACTCCGATTATTGAAGTTAAAATTGATAAAGAAGGAAAAAAAATCCACATCATTGACCAAGGGCTTGGTATGACAGCCGATGAAGTTGAAAAATACATCAATCAGGTTGCGTTTTCTGGTGCCGAAGAATTCTTGGACAAGTATAAAGATTCTGCTAAAGATTCAGGAATTATAGGTCATTTTGGCCTTGGTTTTTATTCTGCTTTTATGGTTGCAGAGAAAGTAGAAATCATCACCAAATCATACAAAGACGAACCGGCAGCACACTGGACTTGCGATGGAAGCCCAGAATTTACATTGGAACCAGCAGACAAAACTACAAGAGGAACTGAAATCATCTTGCACATTGCTGAAGATTCTCTTGAATTCTTAGAAGAATTTAAAATTTCAGGCTTGTTGAACAAATACAATAAGTTCATGCCTATTCCAATTAAATTTGGAACTAAAAAAGAAAAAATCGAACAAAAGAAAGGTGAATTTGTTGATTCTGAAGACAAAGAAAATACTTTTACAGAAGTAGAAGTCGACAATATCATCAATAATCCTAATCCTGCTTGGACCAAACAACCAACAGAATTGACTGATGAAGATTACAAGAATTTCTACCGTGAAATGTATCCAATGCAGTTTGAAGAACCATTGTTTCATATCCACCTAAATGTTGATTATCCTTTTAACTTAACGGGTATTTTATATTTTCCAAAATTGGGTTCTGACTTACAAATTCAGAAAGATAAAATTCAATTGTACCAAAATCAAGTATATGTTACGGATAATGTAGAAGGAATTGTACCTGAATTCTTGATGATGCTTCGCGGTGTTGTTGACTCTCCAGACATTCCATTGAATGTTTCTCGTTCAGGGTTACAGGCAGATGGTGCTGTGAAGAAAATATCCAACTATATCACTCGTAAAGTTGCTGACAAATTGAAGTCTTTATTCAATGAAAATAGAGAAGATTTTGAACAAAAGTGGAATGACATCAAAATCGTTCTGGAATACGGAATGCTTTCTGAGGATAAATTTTATGAAAAAGCAGGGGCTTTTGTTTTATACCCAACAGTAGACGACAAATATTATACTCTTGAAGAATTAAAAGAAGCTTTAAAAGAAAAACAAACGGATAAAGACGGAAAACTAGTTGTGCTTTATGCTGGAAATAAAGAAGCACAACACTCTTATATTGAAATTGCAAAAGACAAAGGATATGAAGTGTTACTTCTGGATTCTCCTATTATTTCACATTTAATTCAAAAAATTGAAGGTGATAATAGTGGTTTGCATTTCGTTCGTGTCGATTCTGACCATATTGACAATTTAATTAAGAAAGAAGACGCTGCCATTTCTAAATTATCAGACGAAGAAAAAGAAAGTTTGAAAACAGTTCTTGAAACCATCGTTCCAAAACAAACTTATACGGTACAACTTGAAGCTTTGGATAGTGATGCAGCTCCATTCATCATTACGCAACCTGAATTTATGCGTAGAATGAAAGAAATGAGTCAATCTGGTGGTGGCGGAATGTTCGGAATGGGGAATATGCCTGAAATGTACAATTTAGTGGTTAACACTAACTCTGATTTGGCAACAAATATTTTGAACAACAAAGACAAATCAGCACAAGAGAACTTAGTAAAACAAGCTTTGGATTTGGCCAAATTATCTCAAAACCTTTTAAAAGGAGAAGCTTTAACTGCTTTTGTTAAAAGAAGTTTTGAACTGATAAAATAA
- the rluF gene encoding 23S rRNA pseudouridine(2604) synthase RluF, with protein sequence MEENLKRLNKFIGETGYCSRREADKIIEEGRVTINGIVPELGTKVSPDDEVRIDGKLIREKNEKPVYLAFYKPVGIECTTNLEVRNNIVDYINYPKRIFPIGRLDKASEGLIFMTNDGDIVNKILRARNNHEKEYTVTVNKPITDRFIERMGNGVPILDTVTRKCKVEQISKYIFKIILTQGLNRQIRRMCEYLGYEVTALKRIRIINISLDVPVGRYRDLTDAEIKELNELIEPSSKTEEASLPKTETPKRRTEFIKRDDPRFKKRGDY encoded by the coding sequence ATGGAAGAAAATCTAAAACGCCTCAACAAATTCATAGGAGAAACGGGCTATTGCTCCCGTCGTGAGGCCGATAAAATTATCGAAGAAGGTCGTGTAACCATCAATGGTATTGTGCCAGAATTGGGAACTAAAGTTTCACCAGATGACGAAGTGCGCATAGACGGAAAACTTATCCGTGAGAAAAACGAAAAACCAGTGTATTTGGCTTTCTACAAACCCGTAGGAATAGAATGCACCACCAATCTCGAAGTGCGCAACAACATTGTAGATTATATCAATTACCCAAAACGTATTTTCCCAATTGGAAGATTGGACAAAGCCAGTGAAGGTTTAATTTTCATGACCAATGATGGTGATATTGTCAACAAAATATTGCGTGCCAGAAACAATCACGAAAAAGAATATACCGTAACGGTTAACAAACCCATAACCGATCGTTTTATTGAACGAATGGGCAATGGCGTGCCAATTCTAGACACCGTAACCCGAAAATGCAAAGTAGAACAAATCAGCAAATACATTTTCAAAATCATTTTAACACAAGGTTTGAACCGTCAAATTCGTAGAATGTGCGAATATTTAGGCTACGAAGTTACCGCCTTGAAACGCATCCGAATCATCAATATTTCACTTGATGTGCCAGTAGGCCGTTATCGTGATTTAACCGATGCCGAAATAAAAGAACTCAATGAATTGATTGAACCTTCCAGCAAAACCGAAGAAGCCAGTTTGCCTAAAACAGAAACTCCAAAACGAAGAACTGAATTTATAAAAAGAGATGATCCTCGATTTAAGAAAAGAGGAGATTATTAA